From the Gammaproteobacteria bacterium genome, one window contains:
- the ccoO gene encoding cytochrome-c oxidase, cbb3-type subunit II produces MKHESIETNAGLLVILTLLVISIGGLVEIVPLFYLKGTVEKVDGIRPYTPLELRGRDIYQREGCYLCHSQMVRPFRDEELRYGHYSLAAESKYDHPFQWGSKRTGPDLARVGGKYSNAWQVQHLIDPRSVVPESIMPDFPWLIKDDLAYSDIAERMEALKKVGVPYSSTKQEYDANVKRFGEKTAKMLDINHAQDNLIKQAEQGDYDGIPDRITEMDALVAYLQMLGTLVDFQKYSQDYFVQFR; encoded by the coding sequence ATGAAGCACGAAAGCATTGAAACGAATGCCGGCCTGCTGGTGATCCTGACCCTGCTGGTCATCAGCATCGGCGGGCTGGTCGAAATCGTCCCGCTGTTCTACCTCAAGGGGACCGTGGAAAAGGTGGACGGCATCCGTCCCTACACCCCGCTGGAACTGCGCGGTCGCGACATCTATCAGCGCGAAGGCTGCTATCTCTGCCACTCGCAGATGGTTCGTCCCTTCCGTGACGAGGAACTGCGTTACGGCCATTACTCGCTGGCGGCCGAGTCGAAGTACGACCATCCGTTCCAGTGGGGTTCCAAGCGTACCGGTCCGGACCTCGCTCGCGTGGGTGGCAAGTACTCCAATGCGTGGCAGGTGCAGCACCTGATCGATCCGCGTTCGGTTGTGCCGGAATCCATCATGCCGGACTTCCCGTGGCTGATTAAGGACGACCTGGCCTATTCCGATATCGCCGAACGTATGGAGGCCTTGAAGAAGGTCGGTGTGCCGTACTCCAGCACGAAGCAGGAATACGACGCCAACGTGAAGCGGTTCGGCGAAAAGACTGCCAAGATGCTCGACATCAACCATGCTCAGGACAACCTGATCAAGCAGGCTGAGCAGGGCGACTACGATGGTATCCCCGACCGCATCACCGAGATGGATGCGCTGGTTGCATACCTGCAGATGCTGGGCACCCTGGTCGATTTCCAGAAATACAGCCAGGACTACTTCGTCCAGTTCCGTTGA
- a CDS encoding cbb3-type cytochrome c oxidase subunit 3 translates to MEKIWSTIEAIATSPLTALFLLFPLFIGIVVYVYSGKRRSERLESYRYIPLQDGDDEADIDKEQKADHHEQRS, encoded by the coding sequence TTGGAAAAGATTTGGTCAACAATCGAAGCAATAGCGACCAGCCCCCTGACCGCGTTGTTTCTATTGTTCCCGCTGTTCATCGGCATTGTCGTTTACGTCTACTCAGGTAAGCGGCGCTCGGAGCGGTTGGAAAGCTACCGGTATATCCCGCTCCAGGACGGCGATGATGAGGCAGATATAGATAAAGAACAGAAGGCAGATCACCATGAGCAACGCAGCTGA
- the ccoP gene encoding cytochrome-c oxidase, cbb3-type subunit III: MSNAADKKQTGAVQTTGHAWDGDLQEYNNPLPRWWVWAFYGTVVFAVVYWFLYPAWPVGTSFTKGFDTVTYEVKQDGKEVKKTVPWNTRARLMYEDEYGAEAEKQRAYLKKIEGSSYAQILSNPDMMAFVRSYAKTLFGDNCAVCHQAGGTGVVGHYPNLADDSWLWGGTVREIQHTITAGHHGFMPSFRPTFSDAQAHDVAEYVLSLSGTKGGDEKAIMRGEKIFHGQEGGCYYCHGEKATGLISQGSANLTDHVWTIANVPAAKTYDEKVAAVEHVILHGVSRVMPTWQGRLSSTQIKLLTVYVHELGGGQ, from the coding sequence ATGAGCAACGCAGCTGACAAGAAACAGACCGGCGCTGTCCAGACAACGGGGCACGCCTGGGATGGCGACCTTCAGGAATACAACAACCCGCTTCCGCGTTGGTGGGTGTGGGCGTTCTACGGCACCGTCGTCTTCGCCGTGGTTTACTGGTTTCTCTATCCTGCATGGCCGGTCGGTACCTCCTTCACCAAGGGTTTCGATACCGTCACCTACGAGGTGAAACAGGACGGCAAGGAGGTCAAGAAGACCGTTCCGTGGAACACCCGTGCACGGCTGATGTACGAAGATGAGTACGGTGCGGAAGCGGAAAAGCAGCGCGCTTACCTCAAGAAGATCGAGGGCAGCTCCTACGCGCAGATCCTGTCCAATCCGGACATGATGGCCTTTGTGCGTTCCTACGCGAAGACCCTGTTCGGCGACAACTGCGCCGTGTGCCACCAGGCCGGCGGCACGGGCGTGGTCGGACACTACCCGAACCTGGCGGACGACTCCTGGCTGTGGGGCGGAACGGTGCGGGAAATCCAGCACACCATTACCGCGGGTCACCACGGCTTCATGCCTTCGTTCCGTCCGACCTTCAGCGACGCCCAGGCGCATGACGTCGCCGAATACGTGCTGAGCCTGTCGGGCACCAAGGGCGGCGATGAAAAGGCCATCATGCGCGGCGAGAAGATCTTCCACGGCCAGGAAGGCGGTTGCTATTACTGCCACGGCGAGAAGGCCACGGGGCTGATCTCGCAGGGTTCCGCGAATCTGACCGACCATGTCTGGACTATCGCCAACGTTCCCGCCGCCAAGACCTATGATGAAAAGGTCGCCGCCGTGGAACATGTGATCCTGCACGGTGTCTCACGTGTGATGCCGACCTGGCAGGGCCGCCTTTCGTCCACGCAGATCAAGCTGCTGACGGTTTACGTCCACGAACTCGGCGGCGGTCAGTAA
- the ccoG gene encoding cytochrome c oxidase accessory protein CcoG, with product MSESTESLFEGRIPIYPRSVKGRFRYIKWGVLALAYGVYFLLPWIRWARPTGPDQAVLFDLNTRLFYIFGLVVHPQDIFWLAGFLLLAALLLFFVTGILGRVFCGYFCFQTLWTDVFIMVERLVQGERPARIRLAKQPWNFEKIFKLGATHVLWLLVAMLTGLTFTLYWADAPQLTLQFFTGKAPFPAYATTAFLTATTYVMAGLAREQVCTYMCPYARFQSVMFDRDTLIVSYDQGRGEGQAGRHKVNKQLKTHDQRQAAGVGDCIDCGYCVQVCPTGIDIRNGLQVSCIHCALCVDACDNIMDNMGWPRGLIRYTSENELEGKKTRFLKGKTFGYGAAIAIVLGLLLWSMTHSTKYDAVSRQIRQPLYVVMSDGSIQNSYELKINNKTQSPLTLTVGLDGLKGAVLDVGNFKNFTIPPEQYLRVLVRVRFPGNTATPEDHDFSFVLTPQNGKIPPIKVPARFYTP from the coding sequence ATGAGCGAATCCACAGAGTCTCTATTCGAGGGGCGCATACCAATCTATCCGCGCTCCGTGAAGGGGCGTTTTCGTTATATCAAATGGGGCGTTCTCGCCCTGGCCTACGGTGTTTACTTCCTGCTGCCCTGGATCCGCTGGGCACGCCCCACCGGCCCCGACCAGGCCGTGCTGTTCGACCTCAATACCCGCCTGTTTTATATCTTCGGTCTGGTGGTTCATCCCCAGGATATTTTCTGGCTGGCGGGTTTCCTGCTGCTGGCGGCGTTGTTGCTGTTTTTCGTAACCGGCATCCTCGGCCGCGTGTTTTGCGGTTATTTCTGTTTCCAGACGTTGTGGACCGACGTGTTCATCATGGTGGAGCGCCTGGTTCAGGGGGAACGCCCGGCGCGCATCCGGCTGGCCAAGCAACCGTGGAATTTCGAAAAGATTTTCAAGCTCGGCGCCACGCACGTGTTGTGGCTGCTGGTGGCGATGCTGACCGGTCTCACCTTTACGCTGTACTGGGCGGACGCGCCGCAGCTGACGCTGCAGTTCTTCACCGGCAAGGCGCCATTCCCGGCCTATGCCACCACGGCGTTTCTGACCGCCACCACCTACGTCATGGCCGGTCTGGCGCGGGAGCAGGTGTGCACCTACATGTGCCCCTATGCGCGTTTCCAGAGCGTGATGTTCGATCGAGATACCCTGATCGTGTCTTACGATCAGGGTCGTGGTGAAGGACAGGCGGGACGCCACAAGGTAAACAAGCAGCTGAAGACGCATGACCAGCGGCAGGCAGCCGGTGTCGGCGACTGCATCGACTGCGGATACTGCGTGCAGGTCTGTCCGACCGGTATCGATATCCGCAATGGCCTGCAGGTGTCATGTATCCACTGCGCGCTTTGTGTCGATGCCTGTGACAACATCATGGATAACATGGGCTGGCCGCGCGGGTTGATACGCTACACCTCGGAAAACGAACTGGAAGGCAAGAAGACCCGTTTCCTGAAGGGCAAGACCTTCGGTTACGGGGCAGCGATCGCCATCGTGCTCGGCCTGCTGCTGTGGAGCATGACGCATTCGACCAAATACGATGCCGTGTCGCGCCAGATCCGCCAGCCGCTGTACGTGGTGATGTCCGACGGCAGTATCCAGAACAGCTACGAGCTCAAGATCAACAACAAGACGCAGAGCCCGCTCACGCTGACGGTCGGGCTCGACGGGCTTAAAGGCGCCGTGCTGGATGTCGGCAACTTCAAGAACTTCACCATTCCGCCCGAACAGTACCTGCGCGTGCTGGTGCGTGTGCGCTTTCCCGGCAATACCGCCACTCCCGAGGATCATGATTTTTCATTCGTGCTGACGCCGCAGAACGGCAAGATCCCGCCGATCAAGGTGCCAGCGCGGTTTTATACCCCCTGA